In the Microplitis mediator isolate UGA2020A chromosome 5, iyMicMedi2.1, whole genome shotgun sequence genome, aaatagaaaaaaaaaaaaattgcaatctTGATTTTTAACAACCGAGGACTCCAATCTGCTGGCACCCATCGCTCATTTTATCATCCCGTCTCTTTTTATCTTCGTTTACTTTTACTCATACCCACTAAACATCACATCCCCTTCTTTATTACTACTGTaacacatataaatatatatgtatatctgtATTTGTggtgaaaaaaagtatttcacTGACCTTTGAATACTCTCACTAAAAAGTTGGTTgttgattttttatcattcctTTTTTAGCTTTCACGCGGCTTTTACCATTTTCTTTTACATTTGTCTTTATattctttttcttatttatatatatctctGAGAaacctttatttttattctttccaAGCGACGTTATCGCTAAGGTTTTCATTTGTACGCGTATACCATACGGAATAACACCTCCGGTTGtcgagaaaaataaaacccAGACGAGctggataaatatataaaataaaaagattaaattttttatatatttaaattttaaaaattgatattatattgaaaCCACTAATGGGTATCCATGCATCCAAGTAACATGGAACAGGCGAGTGCACTTGAgggtttaactttttttaatatcgtTGATACGAGGCGTCGATGCTTGGTATTGCTTGGATGAGGGTTGCCTTTGACGCTGAATCGAGATGACAAGttgagagaaagagaaaaacACACatacttgataaaatatattttttgtatttatgtatatttctGACAGAGTgttgttatttaattgatagttATAAAATAGTTTGCAGTAGTTTGTAAGCAATTACTTGGAATCCCATTAAAAAGTCTAGAGTACTTgttactaaaattataaatcctCAACTTtcttaactttattttaaaaattatttatcttttttcaattaaaaaattaaaaaaatatatttcagaCAAGACTTACCAGAAGATACCGGATTAAATCGGGAGTACCGACGCTGATACTTTTGGAAGGAGCCAGTGGATCAGTGGTGACACGAGGTGGCGTCGAACGTGTCACTGAAGATCCAAGTGGCGTAAACTTTCCCTGGAGGCCTCCTCATCCCAAGGCAACCCTCGAGGATGGTCCACTGCTAGCTTGTGGGGCGAGAGACACCAAAGAACCGATGCTCCATGAAGAGCTCAGGCACTGCATCAAGGGTGTATACTTCAGTGCACACTGGgtaaacatatacatatatacatatatacatacttaATTGTATTCCCTGTAATCATatggttaaaaaatataaataataaataatacaaaacCACAAGTTGAATCGCTGGGCAAAAGCGGATAAAATTGagagatgaaaaaataaaatagaaggAAAAGTAGGATAAAGCGGTTGTTGGAAAGGCCAACGAAATATTTATACAACCACTCGATTTAGCGTTCACTTTACTTCTATTCCACGGTACGGGTCCTTTCCTTCCTTCCTTCCTCTCTTTGCTctttttatatacattcatgcacacacacatgtatatatatacgcaCACAACTTTTATCTTTTAAACTTGACTCGATATGCAGAGGATTTACTACAGCAGCTAGCAAGGGCACCACAACTTCTCAAAGTTAAATCCTACTACTCTCATGGCAACGCCGTCAACCATCAGTACagagaaagaaagagagagatAGTATTACTGCTGGAGAAAACGATTTATTATgctctaaaatatatatatatatgtacgcaGACTACGAGAAGGTTGTTGGAAACTCAaggatttattattaatgccaCTCCAACGTTTGAGTAGATCTGAATATAACGGGAAGCTATCAATGAGTAATGAGTTCGTTAAtgccaaaatttattattattattttattgttgtacGTTTAATTACCTGTTCTATCGACATCtatacatttaataataataataattattattattattgcagtGCCCACCATGCAGAGCTTTTACACCACAACTAGTGGATACATATCAACGAATAAGAGAACGAGGACACCATTTTGAAGTTATTTTCGTCAGTTCAGATAGGTGAGATTGtaagatttatttaatatatttgttaactttttttttatttgttaatggactaaatataaatatatgagaggTATCCAGTGATATCGTATCCTACTTTACACAATGACCCTCGTATCGAGCTTTGTCGTGTATCCTCCATTTCATTGGATAGAATCGATCCTACAAAGGGGACGAAGTAGCAGCAGAAAATGGAAAGTGAGGGCTGATGGTGGTGGCGTAGCATCGGGCACGGCGCTTTTCGACCGAAATGAGTTGAGAAGAGTAGAGAAGAGAAAAGAACATTATCCAGATAATAGCAGTAGCAGTAGAACCGAGAAGAGAAAAATACTGACTGCTGCTGAGAGGGTAAAAGCACCACCAAGAGGATAGGACCCCAACCTTCATGTATACAATCAAACCCTAGAATATCTTTAGCGAATGGCACGCGGGGAATTGCTGATTATACTGGGGGTTCATTTTTACGACCGCCAAGAAATACGTCCTTGTATTTAGGATATCAAGAAATGGAAACCTTCGTTgtgtccttttttttttcgtaccctcttgtataaaaatgaaataaaataaaaagcacttggaatattaagaaaataaattttaaaaataattatagatttagtttgagttttatttatttattaagccAAGTGTAATTTTAAAACGGTATCAAATGAAAGTTGAATAAGCGTTATGCGAAAACCCACAAACGCCCGCCGAGAGTTTTTAACCTCCGAACTTTATCATCCTCTTGCTAGATGTTACAGCTAACATCAGACATCAGCATTGGCGCTTATACTTTACTTAGCTCTTTTTTGCCGCTCGTCGCTACTTTACTACTTTGCTATCCagactcattttattttttttttttaaagctcaCATCGGATGCAATTCACGGGAGTTTATAGTAAAGAAGCCCAATCTCTGTCCATCAAGCttttccaaaataaaaaaaaaccagccTGATGATACGGGTTTTTGAGCGCTTATTTTTAAGCTCTTTTAAACTCTTGCAAACATTTAGATTgacgtgttaaaaattttttaaaattatcatcaacAGCTAAAGcctttaacaaaataataataattaagtatcaAGGGAGTTTGTTGGCACGGGTGGGTTTTATGTTAAATCGATCCAGTATCCGGACATAAAACTCAATGAGTAGGGTGTAGACAGTACAGTACTATACAGTCCAAGCCCAGGCAAAGGCCCAGACCTCGGCTAAGGGAAGCTGAGAAATATCAAACGCCAAGAGAAGATCGAACTAAACCTGGTGATAAAACTTACTTACTCTAGCGCCTATTCGTGGGTTATCTGCGTTATCACTGGCCACATTTTTATGCTTATACCCTGTCGTGactttaaataacaataataaacaatGTATGAAACGTAATTTTTTCTCTATACTGGTCATAGATCTTGTTATTAATTACCCTGAGCTATTAGATCATCATCTAGATCTAAATCTAGAAAGAACCCTCGTTATAAAGTTAGCAGTCAGTAAGGGTGAGTTGTGACGTAGTCTAGTCGATAAATTGCCCGTTACTTAAAAACgcccaataatttattagcttattaaaatatttatcaatctGAAGGGTCTAATTAGATTTTTGTTAAAGCCCTCAAGGGCTAAActcaaacttttatttaaaaataatattatataatttaagttTCCGTGTTATatagtaatattatttaattcactGGAGGGAAAGTTATAAATTAGTTTGAACTTGGGTAGTTGCCTTTAGTACAACTAAAACAAAACTACTGGGTACGTGTTGGCtggtaataaattataaactacattgtccattaaattttatttttatgaaatttaaatttaaataaatggttGGTTTAAATTCACACGTTGGTAAAGTTCTCGGgtgataaaattcaataataataataataaaaataaaaataaaaatggtagtatgaatttatttgtacATGGAATGTATTGGATGGTTGAATTTCAGGAGTGAAGAATCTTATAACGTACATATTGAATCAATGCCGTGGTTGAGGATACCATTTACCCACGAGGAACGAAGAAAAAAGTTGGCAATAGCTCTTGACGTACAAGCTATTCCTACACTTGTCATTCTTGATCCTCGGGACAATATCATCACTCTTGAGGGTCGGGCTGAACTTCTCGAAGATCCTGAGGGCCTGGTAAATGtctttttctataaaaaaaactacattcTTTACTTTTATTCCCGCCTCTCACACTCTCAATctctcttttatattttttattcatttatttcttttcatatttattctatacccgagtaattttatttatttattatcagaaTTTTCCATGGACCACCAGACTGGTTAATATATTGACAGAAAAATATGCTACCTCTCTACACGATGCCCcagcaattattttattcgtcggtaagtttatttacttaattattaatttatattttacgtatcgttaataaattatatttatttttaaagcttCGGAGGGTGAAGATTGTGAAATACAATTTGGTGAGAGTGTACTTTTGCCTGCTGCGGAAACTTACAGAAGAGATAGACCAGACTACGACCCTAATTATGATGATCCTGACGAGACTCTACAATTTTACATCGCTCTAGACGtaagtttattataaaaattatatatttatttatttttttaataatttttaaaattattagtgtGAAACATCAGACATTTTACGGGAATTCGTTGGACTGGATGATGCGGTGCCATTGCTGACGGCTATTGATATACCACGGGGAGTTTACGCGGTAATGGAAGACGGTGCTGAGATCACAGTCGACTCCGTCCAGCAATTTGTCGACGGATTTAGAAATAACAAATTgccgataaataaaattgccgCTTCACAAAAGTCcgtcaaggatgaaaaaatatcatcattatcataaataaaaaatctttttatcagcaaaattttttaataatataaattttaaataaatcggcTGTATAAAACATAAttgcttataatatttaagaaatatatatgtgtatgatAGATTAGTGGAGAATTATGAAtcagtatttaataaataataacaataataaatctagatcaatcaaatgatattttatttctacacTTAATGTTTTGTGATActgaagaaattaaaaaaaaaaaaaacgttgtaTCAGTACACATACATCTTAACCAAGCCtatttacaaaagtattttattttgtttgattttatttaaattagtattACTATTTGTTTTACagactaataaaataaagattatGGAATTAGAGCTTCATACAATATTCGTcgagttattaaaaatatgaaaagttaattatttacattcttaaaaaaaataccgttagctaatttattaattttattaatcgttggtcgaaaatattaaaagctacgtaaattaaatttttatgtttgttGATTGTTTTAAATGGTGTTATaccataaattaaatataatat is a window encoding:
- the LOC130667711 gene encoding nucleoredoxin-like, translating into MAACETSLVTSSSSGVIKNKNSTSGTPNYSGSTGDNGKSITWQQRLFGKQVHRCNEINPDNNKFDCIDVSAFVDDSDGSSMCEIIGVYFSFINSSATCDEFTKQLAELYANVNSVTASNGDHPADNNKLNSPFGRKKKFEVVHIVLWSNVTDVLDFDESFNNHVQDLPWLVVPNQDYERKTRLTRRYRIKSGVPTLILLEGASGSVVTRGGVERVTEDPSGVNFPWRPPHPKATLEDGPLLACGARDTKEPMLHEELRHCIKGVYFSAHWCPPCRAFTPQLVDTYQRIRERGHHFEVIFVSSDRSEESYNVHIESMPWLRIPFTHEERRKKLAIALDVQAIPTLVILDPRDNIITLEGRAELLEDPEGLNFPWTTRLVNILTEKYATSLHDAPAIILFVASEGEDCEIQFGESVLLPAAETYRRDRPDYDPNYDDPDETLQFYIALDCETSDILREFVGLDDAVPLLTAIDIPRGVYAVMEDGAEITVDSVQQFVDGFRNNKLPINKIAASQKSVKDEKISSLS